One window of the Piliocolobus tephrosceles isolate RC106 chromosome 17, ASM277652v3, whole genome shotgun sequence genome contains the following:
- the BICDL2 gene encoding BICD family-like cargo adapter 2 isoform X1, with product MRQGPPPRWKRLFLDPARPFRQPGSAPASPAAPPLHLYRPHTWSRLRKRGPETERTSEGARRLRSPVPTDAAGDMSSPDGPSFPSGLLSGGASPSGDEGFFPFVLERRDSFLGGGPGPEEPEDLALQLQQKEKDLLLAAELGKMLLERNEELRRQLETLSAQHLEREERLQQENHELRRGLAARGAEWEARAVELEGDVEALRAQLGEQRSEQQDSGRERARALSELSEQNLRLSQQLAQASQTEQELQTELDTLRGQCQAQALAGAELRMRLESLQGENQMLQSRRQDLEAQIRGLREEVEKGQGRLQTTHEELLLLRRERREHNLELERARSEAGEALSALRRLQRRVSELEEESRLQDADVSGASLQSELVHSLEDGDQGQSAEARGDTPTTRSPKTREASSPQPSPPEESLEPPKKRTSLSPAEILEEKEAEVAKLQDEPLLCSQISLQQAELQSLREELQRQKELRAQEDPGEALHSALSDRDEAVNKALELSLELNRVSLERDSLSRELLRAIRQKVALTQELEAWQDDMQVVIGQQLRSQRQKELSAAASSSTPRRAAPRFSLRLGPGAAGGFLSNLFRRT from the exons ATGCGCCAGGGCCCCCCACCCAGGTGGAAGCGACTCTTCCTCGACCCCGCCCGGCCATTCAGGCAGCCAGGGAGCGCCCCGGCCTCTCCCGCGGCCCCACCCCTTCACCTGTATCGGCCGCACACCTGGAGCCGCCTCCGGAAGAGGGGACCGGAGACCGAGAGGACCTCGGAGGGAGCCCGACGGCTTCGG TCACCTGTCCCCACAGATGCTGCAGGTGACATGAGTTCTCCAGATGGGCCCAGCTTCCCGTCGGGGCTGCTCTCGGGGGGCGCCTCTCCCAGCGGCGACGAAGGCTTCTTCCCCTTTGTGCTGGAGCGGAGAGACTCATTCCTGGGAGGGGGCCCAGGGCCTGAGGAGCCCGAGGACCTAGCCTTGCAGCTGCAGCAGAAGGAGAAAGACCTGCTATTGGCGGCGGAGCTTGGCAAGATGCTTCTGGAGCGAAATGAGGAGCTGCGGCGGCAGCTGGAGACGCTGAGTGCCCAGCACTTGGAGCGTGAGGAA CGGCTCCAGCAGGAGAACCATGAGCTCCGGCGAGGCCTGGCAGCCCGAGGAGCCGAGTGGGAGGCCAGGGCCGTGGAGTTGGAGGGGGACGTGGAGGCCCTGCGGGCCCAGCTCGGGGAGCAGCGCTCGGAGCAGCAGGACAGTGGGCGAGAACGTGCACGGGCCCTCAGCGAGCTCAGCGAGCAGAACCTCCGGCTCAGCCAGCAGCTGGCTCAG GCCTCCCAGACTGAGCAGGAACTTCAGACGGAACTGGACACCCTTCGGGGACAGTGCCAGGCTCAGGCACTCGCTGGGGCAGAGCTGAGGATGCGGCTGGAGAGTCTGCAGGGGGAA AACCAGATGCTGCAGAGCCGCCGGCAGGACCTGGAGGCCCAGATCCGAGGCCTGCGTGAGGAGGTGGAGAAGGGCCAGGGCCGACTGCAGACCACGCATGAGGAGTTGCTGCTGCTGAGGCGGGAGCGGCGGGAGCACAACCTGGAG CTGGAACGCGCACGGTCCGAGGCCGGGGAGGCGCTCAGCGCGCTGCGGAGGCTGCAGCGGCGCGTCTCCGAACTGGAGGAGGAGTCACGCCTCCAGGACGCCGACGTGTCGGGTGCCTCGTTGCAGTCAGAACTGGTCCACAGCCTCGAGGACGGCGACCAGGGCCAGAGCGCCGAAGCACGCGGAGACACCCCG ACCACCCGGTCCCCAAAGACCCGAGAGGCGTCCAGTCCCCAGCCTTCACCCCCAGAAGAGAGCTTAGAGCCCCCCAAGAAGCGAACATCCCTCAGCCCAGCGGAGATACTGGAGGAGAAGGAGGCGGAAGTGGCTAAGCTGCAAGATGAG CCCCTCCTCTGCTCACAGATCTCGCTGCAGCAGGCAGAGCTGCAGTCCCTGCGGGAAGAGCTGCAGAGGCAGAAGGAGCTGCGGGCGCAGGAAGACCCTGGGGAAGCCCTGCACAGTGCCCTCTCAGACCGGGACGAGGCCGTGAACAA GGCCCTGGAGCTGTCCCTGGAGCTCAACCGCGTCTCGCTGGAGCGAGACTCCCTGTCCCGGGAGCTGCTGCGCGCCATCCGCCAGAAGGTGGCGCTCACGCAGGAGCTGGAAGCCTGGCAG GACGACATGCAGGTGGTGATCGGGCAGCAGCTGCGCTCACAGCGCCAGAAGGAACTGAGCGCCGCCGCGTCCTCGTCGACCCCGCGCCGTGCCGCACCCCGCTTCTCGCTGCGCCTGGGCCCCGGGGCCGCCGGTGGCTTTCTCAGCAACCTCTTCCGAAGGACCTGA
- the BICDL2 gene encoding BICD family-like cargo adapter 2 isoform X2 translates to MRQGPPPRWKRLFLDPARPFRQPGSAPASPAAPPLHLYRPHTWSRLRKRGPETERTSEGARRLRSPVPTDAAGDMSSPDGPSFPSGLLSGGASPSGDEGFFPFVLERRDSFLGGGPGPEEPEDLALQLQQKEKDLLLAAELGKMLLERNEELRRQLETLSAQHLEREERLQQENHELRRGLAARGAEWEARAVELEGDVEALRAQLGEQRSEQQDSGRERARALSELSEQNLRLSQQLAQASQTEQELQTELDTLRGQCQAQALAGAELRMRLESLQGENQMLQSRRQDLEAQIRGLREEVEKGQGRLQTTHEELLLLRRERREHNLELERARSEAGEALSALRRLQRRVSELEEESRLQDADVSGASLQSELVHSLEDGDQGQSAEARGDTPTTRSPKTREASSPQPSPPEESLEPPKKRTSLSPAEILEEKEAEVAKLQDEISLQQAELQSLREELQRQKELRAQEDPGEALHSALSDRDEAVNKALELSLELNRVSLERDSLSRELLRAIRQKVALTQELEAWQDDMQVVIGQQLRSQRQKELSAAASSSTPRRAAPRFSLRLGPGAAGGFLSNLFRRT, encoded by the exons ATGCGCCAGGGCCCCCCACCCAGGTGGAAGCGACTCTTCCTCGACCCCGCCCGGCCATTCAGGCAGCCAGGGAGCGCCCCGGCCTCTCCCGCGGCCCCACCCCTTCACCTGTATCGGCCGCACACCTGGAGCCGCCTCCGGAAGAGGGGACCGGAGACCGAGAGGACCTCGGAGGGAGCCCGACGGCTTCGG TCACCTGTCCCCACAGATGCTGCAGGTGACATGAGTTCTCCAGATGGGCCCAGCTTCCCGTCGGGGCTGCTCTCGGGGGGCGCCTCTCCCAGCGGCGACGAAGGCTTCTTCCCCTTTGTGCTGGAGCGGAGAGACTCATTCCTGGGAGGGGGCCCAGGGCCTGAGGAGCCCGAGGACCTAGCCTTGCAGCTGCAGCAGAAGGAGAAAGACCTGCTATTGGCGGCGGAGCTTGGCAAGATGCTTCTGGAGCGAAATGAGGAGCTGCGGCGGCAGCTGGAGACGCTGAGTGCCCAGCACTTGGAGCGTGAGGAA CGGCTCCAGCAGGAGAACCATGAGCTCCGGCGAGGCCTGGCAGCCCGAGGAGCCGAGTGGGAGGCCAGGGCCGTGGAGTTGGAGGGGGACGTGGAGGCCCTGCGGGCCCAGCTCGGGGAGCAGCGCTCGGAGCAGCAGGACAGTGGGCGAGAACGTGCACGGGCCCTCAGCGAGCTCAGCGAGCAGAACCTCCGGCTCAGCCAGCAGCTGGCTCAG GCCTCCCAGACTGAGCAGGAACTTCAGACGGAACTGGACACCCTTCGGGGACAGTGCCAGGCTCAGGCACTCGCTGGGGCAGAGCTGAGGATGCGGCTGGAGAGTCTGCAGGGGGAA AACCAGATGCTGCAGAGCCGCCGGCAGGACCTGGAGGCCCAGATCCGAGGCCTGCGTGAGGAGGTGGAGAAGGGCCAGGGCCGACTGCAGACCACGCATGAGGAGTTGCTGCTGCTGAGGCGGGAGCGGCGGGAGCACAACCTGGAG CTGGAACGCGCACGGTCCGAGGCCGGGGAGGCGCTCAGCGCGCTGCGGAGGCTGCAGCGGCGCGTCTCCGAACTGGAGGAGGAGTCACGCCTCCAGGACGCCGACGTGTCGGGTGCCTCGTTGCAGTCAGAACTGGTCCACAGCCTCGAGGACGGCGACCAGGGCCAGAGCGCCGAAGCACGCGGAGACACCCCG ACCACCCGGTCCCCAAAGACCCGAGAGGCGTCCAGTCCCCAGCCTTCACCCCCAGAAGAGAGCTTAGAGCCCCCCAAGAAGCGAACATCCCTCAGCCCAGCGGAGATACTGGAGGAGAAGGAGGCGGAAGTGGCTAAGCTGCAAGATGAG ATCTCGCTGCAGCAGGCAGAGCTGCAGTCCCTGCGGGAAGAGCTGCAGAGGCAGAAGGAGCTGCGGGCGCAGGAAGACCCTGGGGAAGCCCTGCACAGTGCCCTCTCAGACCGGGACGAGGCCGTGAACAA GGCCCTGGAGCTGTCCCTGGAGCTCAACCGCGTCTCGCTGGAGCGAGACTCCCTGTCCCGGGAGCTGCTGCGCGCCATCCGCCAGAAGGTGGCGCTCACGCAGGAGCTGGAAGCCTGGCAG GACGACATGCAGGTGGTGATCGGGCAGCAGCTGCGCTCACAGCGCCAGAAGGAACTGAGCGCCGCCGCGTCCTCGTCGACCCCGCGCCGTGCCGCACCCCGCTTCTCGCTGCGCCTGGGCCCCGGGGCCGCCGGTGGCTTTCTCAGCAACCTCTTCCGAAGGACCTGA